In the genome of Helicovermis profundi, the window AGTTCAACTATGACTCCAGACAAGGTAACTTCAAATTTTCATGGAAGAAAGACAGACAATACTGTTCATAGCTTGTATATTGGTGGGAAGTTAGTAGAAGTATACTTTTCTCCTGGTGATAACGCTATAGGAAAATTAAAAGATCTTATAGTAAATGAAGCAAATGATAGTGCTTATTTCTCAATTTTCGCATGGTCAGATCAAAGCATACTTGATGAATTAAAAAATAAATATGAGGGATCGTATGTGGATAATCAAGGTTCTCTTACAGGATTTAAAGTAAAAGGTGTATTTGATGCAAGTTACTGGAACCAGTGGTGGTCAGCATCGGTTGATATGACTGGAAGAGTAGCTTCTAAGACTTCAACATTAAATCCTAACACAAGATGGAATAATCCAGCTCCAGTATATAAAGACGTTGAAGTTAGAAAACTTCATAGCAAAACAATGATAATTGATGGAGAATCAACAAGTGATCCAACTGTAGTAATTGGTTCAACGAATTGGAGTAATAATGGTAATGATGTAAATGATGAAAATTTACTAATAATTCATGATACTGTTACTGCAAATCAATTTGTTCAAGAATTCTATGCTCGTTATATTCCGGCATCACTTAATTAGTAAACTGGTATTATCAACTTAAAAAAGAACATGCATATATTTTATATATATAAGCATGTTCTTTTTTCATCATATTTTATGATAGTAAGTATAGAAAAATACGATAAACGTTAAAAAATTAGCAAAACAGTAACTTATGTTACGGCTTAGTGGAAGAAGACATGTTATATTTATATCAAGCAATAGCTTTAGAGGAGGAAATAATATGATTGAAAAAGTTTTTAAACTAACTAAGACAGAAAATAAAATAATTGAAAAAGTAATTCAGGACGAAAATATTCACTATGTTCATATGATACTAAATAAAGATGAAGGCTTACCTGAACATTTTGCAAATTCAACTGTTTATATGACAATAGTAAGTGGTAGTGTTTCAATAAAACTTAATGATGGAGAAGTTAATCTTTATAAGAATGGTACGGTTTTAAAAATACCATTTGAAACTAAAATGAATGTCTTCAATAGGCAAGATGAGATACTTGAATTAATAGTTGTAAAAGCGCCAGCTCCAAAAAAATAATATTAGTATTATATACAAAAAAGACTTTTCTTTCTGGAAAGTCTTTTTTAAAAATTTATAGTATAATACAAGTAAAACATTAATGGAGATATGAAAAAAATATGAAAGAAATTTTGAAAGAGTATCTTAAATGTATAAATATATTAAGAAATAATTACATAAGATTTATAAAATATCAATTAACTACTAAAATACTAATATCAATTATTTTACTTCCAGTTTTTTATTGGATTGTTAATTTTCTGATGCAAAGTAAAGGCTATGGTTATTTAACAA includes:
- a CDS encoding cupin domain-containing protein — translated: MIEKVFKLTKTENKIIEKVIQDENIHYVHMILNKDEGLPEHFANSTVYMTIVSGSVSIKLNDGEVNLYKNGTVLKIPFETKMNVFNRQDEILELIVVKAPAPKK